TACAACAACGTCATCCCCTGGCTGAAAGGCGCCGGCCTGCGCGTGCCCGAGGACATCGGCGTCATCCAACTCGAATGGCGCGCCGGCCGCCCCGAGATCGCCGGCATGAACCAGCACAACTACGTGACCGGCGAGGCGGCCGTGGACATGGTCGTGAGCCAGATCCACAACAACGAGACCGGCGTGCAGGAGTTCCCGCGCGCCACGCTCATCGGCGCGACCTGGGTGGACGGAGCGAGCGTGCGGAAGCAGACGGCGGGGGATAGCGTGGCACCGGCGGCGCCGAAGCGGCGGGCAAAGGCAAAGTAGCCGGCCGGCCGTTCGATCGCGAACCACTGGATTCTTCGCTGCGCTCAGAATGACACGCTTGGGCAATTTACACCCGTTTCTGTCATCCTGAGCGCAGCGAAGGATCCAGGAGTGTTTTGAAGGGCGCTGTTTGCGGCGACCTCGCGCATGAGGTCGGCGCAAGCGCCGACCCTACATAAAATACCACCCGCTTACACCAACTCGCTGAGCTTCTTCGCCTCGGGGCGGAGCGGGACGAGGTCGGTGAGATTCACGGGCAGGTTGCGCTTGATGGACTCCACGCCGGCGATGCCGACGAGAATCGAGGCGGCGCCCTGCTCGTGGCCGGCGAAGCGGCCCCATTCGTCGGTTGCAGCGGCACCGGGCGTATAGAAGGAGCGGTTGAGAATCTCGTCGGCGCCGCCGTGGGCGGCCTTGATGACGGGCATGGGCACGACGTAGCCGGTCTGGAAATGCGGGAAGACCTTGATCCACTCGCCCTCGGCTTCCTGACCGGGGCGGTCGTCCTCGAGTTTGAAGTCCTTGGGCCGGACGGCGCGGTTCATGTGCGAGCCGATGAACTCGTGGTATTCGATGCGGCCGCGGTCGCCGTTGAAGGTCACGCGCATGCCCTCGCGCGGCGAGTAGCAGGTCAGCGAGTAGGTGAGCACCTCGCCGGTGCGGTAGCGGACGTTGAGTGACATCTGGTCGTAGATGTCGATGCCTTCGCGGAACACGTTTTGGTCGCGGATGTAGCCGGAGTCGGCCTCGCCCGCGCGGTAGATCTTCCGGAAGGCCTCGCTTTCGTCGAGGTCGAGGCGGAAGGGGTCGTTTTGGGCGGCGGGCTCGCCGGTGTAGCGCGGGTATTTCGTAAGCGCGCCGTCGCCGCGGGCCTCGGCGTTCTGCTTCCCGTAGAACACGAGGTCGCCGTAGGCGAAGACCTGCGCGGGGATGGCGTCGAGCCACCAGTTGACGAGGTCGAAGTGGTGCGTGCTCTTGTGGACGAGCAGCGTGCCCGACTCGGTGGCAGAGGCGTGCCAGCGGCGGAAGTAGTCGGCGCCGTGGTTGGTATCGAGGAGGTATTCGAGGTTCACCGAGCGGACCCGGCCAATCACGCCGGTGGCGATGAGTTCCTTCACCTTCGTGCGGAACGGCGCCCAGCGGTAGTTGAAGGCCACGCGCACGCTCCGCCCGGTCGCGCGCTGGGCGTCGAGGATCGCGCGGCATTTTCCGGCGTCGATCGTCAGGGGTTTCTCGGTGATGACGTCGCAGCCGGCGTGCAGGGCGCGGATGATGTAGTCGTGGTGCGTGTCGTCCTTGGAGCAGACAAAAACAACGTCGGGCTTCGTCTCGCGCAGCATGGCGTCGAATGACGCGGCCGGGTAGGCCGGCACGGCGTGGTAGCCCCAGTCGCCGGCGAGCAGGCCGTTGTAGTAGGCCATGCGGGCCGGGCTCAGGTCGCAGAGGGCGACGAGTTCGTTGTGGTCGCGGTAGGTCGTGACCAGCGGTTCGACGAAACTGATGGCGCGGCCGCCGGTGCCGACGAAAGCGAAGCGTTTCTTGCTCATGGGAGAGGGGAAGGCGCAGGCTGGGGGAACGGCGGCGACGGCGCAAGCGGCGGTGTCTCGGACCGTGGGAGAATCGGCTATCAAGGCATGGTTGATAAGAATTACACCCCTACGCCCGACTAAAGCCCGCTTGACAAAACAAGAAACTAATAATTATCAATTGCTACACCTACCCCGGAACCCCATGAAAACCTCCCCCTGCCTGACCGCGCGGCGTGCCCTGGCCGCCCTGACCGTGGGCCTCGCGGCCTCCGTGGCCCCTGCCCAGACCGCCTCCACCGCCGACACCCCGGCGCCGGCCGACGACAAGGTCGTCGTGCTCGACACCTTCCAGGTGACCACGACCCGCGACCGCGGTTACCTCGCCGGCAACTCCGTGTCGGCCACCCGCATCGACACGCCGATCAAGGACCTGCCGTTCTCGATCAGCGCCTTCACCGAGCAGTTCATCGAGGACATCGGCGCCCTCGAGCTGCTCGACGTCGTCAACTTCGCCCCCGGTGTGACCAGCGGTGCCAAGGAGTTCACGCAGGGCAACAACCGCTACTCGATCCGCGGCTTCGACGGCGACGTCACGCCACAGCGCAACGGTTTCGTTGGCAACCGCTACGTGGACAGCGGCAACATCGCCCGCGTCGAGGTCGTCAAGGGCCCGGCGTCGCTCCTCTACGGGCAGATCACGCCCGGCGGCACCGTGAACTACATCACCAAGCGCGCAACCGACCGGAACTTCGTGAAGATCAAGACGCAGGTCGGCACCGACGACTTCTTCCGCACCGACCTCGACGTGAACCGCACCTTCGCGGACGGCAAGGTCAGCGCCCGTTTCATCGGCGCCTACGAAAACCTCCTCGCTTGGGCCGACCCCAGCGGCGGCGACGCCCACCTGCTCGCCGGCAGCATCGTGATCAAGCCGGTCGATGCGGTCTCGCTCACGATCGACCTCGAGAGTTACACGAAGAACCAGACCCCGCTCATCGGCATGAAGCCGAACCTTCAGGTCGCGGGCTTCAACTCCGCCACGGCGGCGAATTACCCCGTCCTGACCGATCGCGCCCGGGCCCAGGCCTATATCGACGCCGGCAATCTCAACCTCGGCTTCCTCGGCTTCGCCCCGCTGCCGGCGGATTTCAATTACCCGAGCAACAACGACTATCGCATCTCCTGGTTCGACTCCGCCAACGCCGAGCTGAACGTGCGCCTCGGCGATAACTGGCGCGCCCGCGCCAACGTCGGCTGGAGCAAATTCAGAATCAGCAACAAGCTCACGGGCCTGGCCGAGTTCACCGTCACGCCTGCCGCTGGCTACCTCGCCACGGCCGGCAAGAACCGCTTCACCTTCCGCGACGAGCTCGCCGCCGACCCGCGCGCCGTGCTGACCGACCCGAGCAAGACGGCCAGCGCGCTACTCACCCGCCGCAAGCGTCTCGAGCAGTCCATGGGAGACTCGCGCGCCTACCAGGCGGAGGTCACCGGCCTGATCGAGGCCGGCTCCGTGAAGTTCCGTCCGCTCTTCGGCGCCTACCTGAACAAGATCGGCAGCGGCAGCTTCCGGCGCGAGACCGCCACCACGCCTCCGTCCACCACGCCGAACTCGGCCACCACCGGCCTGCAGCACTTCCAGCCCTGGAACTACAACGACCCGTCCACCTGGGACCGCACCAGCGACTACGACCTCGCGCTCATCCCCAACATCAACTCCTTCAACGACGCGGAGGGCGAGGAGTCGGCCTACTACGCGCTGCTCAACACCTCCCTGCTGGAGGACCGCCTGATTCTGGTCGGCGGCGCCCGCTACAACAAGACTTGGACCGTCAACACCAACTACCTGCGCACCGTCGTGCCCCCGCTTGGCGACCCGGTCGTGGGCGACAAGTTCGAGGCCAGCGAGACCACGCCGCAGTTCGGCGCCGGCTTCAAGGTGCGGCGCGACCTCCTGCTGTTCGCGAGCTACTCGGAGTCGTTCTTCATCGAGGACCGCTCGCTCACCGCGTGGAATCCCGCCTACAACCCGGCGTTGCCCACCAGCTCGACCAACGCCGTCACGGTCACCACGCCCGCCAAGCCGACCACCGGCAGCGGCTACGAGTTCGGCCTCAAGACCGACTTCCTCGAGGGCCGCGTGTCGTCCACGCTCTCGTGGTTCCACCTCGAGCGCAAGGACCGCGTCCTGCGCTTCCGCCAGACCGCGCCCGACGGTTCCTTCCCGACCCTCACGTCGCAGGGCACGGTGGACCAGAGCGAGGGTTTCGAGTTCGAGGTCACCTGGTCGCCGCGCAACAACTGGCAGATCTTCGCCACGCTGAGCCTGATGGACATCAAGACGATCAAGGCCGAGTTCGCCGCCAACCCGGTTTACAGCGGCAGCACCGATGCCGCCGCGCAGGCCGCCTACCTCGCCGCCTACAACGAGGCGAAGGGACTCATCCTCAACGCCGTGCCCGAGGGCTCGGCCGAGACGCTCGCCACGCTCTGGACGCGCTACACCTTCACCGACGGCCCGCTCAAGAACGTCTGGCTCGGCGGCGGTTTCGTGCACACGGGCGACAAGGCCCAGCGCACGGCCAACCCGACGCTCTTCCTCGAGGCCGACACGATCTTCGACGCCACCATCGGCTACGACTGGAAGGCCGCCGGCGCCAGCTGGAGCGCCACCCTCGCGTGGAAGAACATCGCCGACACCGAATACTTCAACGCCAACCAGTCCCGCGGCAACCCCGGCCGCGTGATGCTCTCGCTCAGCTCGAAGTTCTGAGCGGGCGGAGTGGGCAGGGCACCACGAAAGACACGAAACACACGAAAGGACGAACCACCGAACCGACCACGGATTTCACGGATGCCACGGATTGATCACGGCTCCCGGCCTCGTGCATCCGTGTTCATCAGTGTAATCCGTGGCACCAAAGTATTTCTCCGTGCCTTCGTGGTCTAGGTATTCGAACCACCTTTAAGGTAGCAGCTTTAGTCGCTCCAAAAACGCCTTCGACCGCGCGGAGATGGTGGCGCGTTGCTCTGGGGTGTTCAGGTTGTGGGCGCCGCCGGGGAGGGTGACGAGTTCGCTGTCGTTGCCGGTGGCGCGTAGCTTCTCGAGGAGCGCGACGGAATACTTGTAGGGCACGGTGGGGTCGGCGTCGCCGTGGAAGAGCAGGGTCGGCGGCATTTTGGCGTCGAGGTGCTGGGCCGGGGACAGGTCGGCGCCGTGGCCGGCGAAGCGGTTGGCGCGCTGGCCGGTTACTTCGGAGGTGTCGCTGGCGGCGCTGAGGAGGATGAGCGCGGCGGGTTTGTGCAGGGGCGCTTTGGCCGGGTCGCTCCCCCAGGGCGACGCCGTGATGCCGGTCCAGAGGGCGAGGTGGCCGCCGGCGGAGGATCCGCTGACGATGACGCGCGCGGGATCAATGCCGAGTTCAGCGGCGTGGGTCTGCACCCAGTGGAGCGCGGCGCGGGCGTCGGCGACGCAGGCCGAGGCGTCGGTGCCGTGGCGGTTCTTCACGCGGTAGTCCACGGCGATGCCGACGAGGCCGAGCTTGGCGGCGTTGCGGCCGTAGCCGGCGGATTGCAGCGGCGTGCCGTTGAGGAAGCCGCCGCCGAAGAAATGAATCCACGCGGGACGCTGGTCTGCGGCGGACCAATCCTTCGGTTTGAATACATGCAGCCGCATTGGCTCGGGCGGCAGGTCGCTGTAGATGAAGGTCTCGGCACCCGGCAGAGTGAGCGGAGTCTCGACCTTCAGCGGACCATCGGCCTCGTCAGCCGGCTGGGCGGCGAGCGAAATCGTGAGAGAGAGAACGAGGAGCAGAGAACGCAGGAGCATGGGGGAGGCGCTTTTGAATCGAAATTATTCAGAGAGGATTACGACAAAAAGCACAGAAACGAACCCGAGCCGGTTTAACCACTCATCCACACTGATTGGTCACTAATCCGAACCCTCTGAATGAGTGAGGTCTTAGTGTTCATTAGTGGTTAGAAATCCTAACTTCCACTTTTGTGTTCTTCGTGGCTTTTGTGGCCAATCCTTCCGAAATCAGGGTTTGGCTGTTGCGGCTTCGGCGAGGAGGTCGTCGAGGAAGCCGGGTTCGAGTTTCTCCTTCTGTGAGGTGGGCCACTTTTCGGGGGCGGCGTTGTAGGGGCGGAGGAATTCCAACGCTTGGCGCAGGCTCGCGCCGTTGGGGGCGGTGTAGTTCCAAAGGTCGAAACCCAGCCCGCGGGCGGCCCGGGCGGTGGCGGCGTAGGCTTCGAGGTTGAAGCGGCTGTAACCGAGGCCGTCCACGCGACGGATTTCCTCGGGCTGGCTGCCGTCGGGGCGGATGTGCTCCGCGATGCGGTCGCGGGCCTCGGCACTGAGTTCGCGGGCAACCTCGTCGCGGCCGGCGTAACGGGCGACCGGAATCGCGTGGGCGTAATACCAGGTCGCGTGGTTGTTCTTGGCTGCGCGCTCGGCGACGGCGTTGGGCGCCTTGAGCAGCCAGTCGAGGTAACGGGCGAACCACGCGCGGAGGGCGGCGTGTTCGTCGGCACTCAGGGCGGGGGAGTCCTCGAGCAGGCGCAGGGCGTCGATGACCCCGGCAAAGTCGCGGGTGTCGAGCACGCCGGCGGGGTTGCCGCGGTTGCTTTTGTGGCCGAGGCGCACCTGCGCGTAGTCGAGGTTCGGGTTCATGCGCGTGGCCGGGTCGAGATACCAGGCGCGCAGCCACTCCCCCGCGCGGCGCGCGGCGGCTTCGTCGCGATGCAGATGCCACGCGGCGGCGAGGCGCGTGACGGCATGGGCGAAGGTGTTGATGCGCGAGCGGTCGCCCTTGGCGACCTGGTCGCGGTTGTGCTCGCCGTCGCGTTGGACGAAGGGCAGGCCGTCGGGCTTTGCCGGGTCCGGCCAATAATAGCGGGCGTAGCTGATGTAGTCGTGCGGGTCGCCGCCGGGCAGGGACTCGCCATCCACGACCGTGGTGATCGGCACCGTGAGCGCGGCGGGCGCGTTTTTTGCCAGGTCGGCGAGTTCAGCGGAGGTGACCAGCCAGGGCTCCGCGGCGGGGAGGCGGGCGGCGACAAGCGCGAGCAGAAGCAGACCGAAGGTGCGGTGAGGTGCGGGAAGGGCGCCGTGATCCAAATAATTCCCCGAACCACACACCCCGCCCTGCGGGCACCCCTCTTGATAGAGGGGATCTTCGCGGCGTGGGCTTGAATCCCCTCTGGAGAGGGGTGGCGCAAAGCGACGGGGTGTGGAGTCGCTTGGTGACATGGATTCAGCGAACTTGGATCGAATCATCGGTGAGTTTCAGGCGGATCGAGGTGCCGGCGTGGGTGATGGCGAGTTCGCCGTCGGGCGTGAGGGTGGCGTCCACGAAGGCCAGGCGCACGGCGGCGCCGTCCGGGGTGACGGTGCGGTGGGGGAAGAGCACCGCATACACCGTGAACGACGCGGCGGGCGTCGCGCTTTCGACGGTGAGGTGGGAGTGATCTTTCCACTGGCCGGTAACATAGTCGCCGCCCACTTCGCCGCTCACGTAGCGGGCGTCAACAGGCACGGGGAAGTGATCCTTAACCTGCGCCTGCCAGGTCACGCCGGGGGCGATGAGTTTCACCTGCAGCGCGGCACGGCCGAGGTCGCCCTCGAGGAGGGCGCGGTCGTCGCCGAGCCAGCCAATGGTCTTGGTGGAGTGCAGCAACCACGAGAGCTTGCCCGGCGTCGTGAGCTCCACGCGGTCGCGCAGGACCACGTAATGCTTATCAATGAACACGAGGTCGCGGGTCACGCGTTTGACGCGGCCCTTGGGTTGGAGCGTGGCGTAGGCCTTGGTGGCGTCGCCGGTGGCGAGCACGTAGCGGTCGCCAACCTCGAAGCGCGTGATCTGTCCCGTCGCGGCCTTGCTCTGGGCCTTCTGGCCGAGGCCGTCGATGAGCAGCGCGTTTTTCGAAATCGTCTGACGCGTCCACTCGCGGTGGTGCGGGGAGTTGTGGAACTCGCGGTAGGCGGAGTTGATCGCGAGGTTTTCGCCGTAGGCGTTCAGGATGAAGGCCAGCTGGTCGGCGTGGCTGTGGCTGAAAGAGCCGAAGGGCGACGCCTTGAACGTGACGTGGATATCCTCGGCCGGCGCACCGAGCGCGCTGTGCAGCGACACCCAGCCCACGTCGGCGAAGTGGCGCTGCGGCGGCAAGTCGCTGAGCGGCCGCGCGGCCGGCATGGGCCGCCCCGAGGCGAGGAAGTTGCGCACGAGAAACTCCGCGGCGACCGGGTAGGTGCGGTTGAGGCCGGCGAGACCCTTTTCCACCGGGCGTGTGCGCTGGTCGGTGCAGAGCGCGGCGTAACTGCGGAGGAAACCGTTCTGCTGCACGCGGGCGAGGTGTTCCATGTAGTCGGCGACGACGGGTTCGAGGTTGAAGCGACCGGCGTTGGACGCGTCGCCGAAGGTCGTGTGCAGGTAGGGCTGGACGTTGTAGAGCGCGAAGAGCGGCGAGTTTCTCCAGAACGGGTCCGCGTAGGCGGAGGGATCGCCAATGGCGAGCAAGGCGTCCTGAAAAGCGGCATGCTCGAAGGTGCCGCGCCAGTAGGCGTTGCCCTCGGCCCAGCCGCCGTCGTCGCCGCCGAAGGGAGGGAACTGGTCGCGGTAGAACTTATAAGCGTAGGCCCACCACGCGCGCGCCTCGGGCAGGTCGTCCCAGAGCGCCAGTCCCGCCAGCCCGGTCATCGGCATGAAGCGCACCGGGTGTGACGACAGGTCGGCGGCGATGGAGGTGCGCGTGATCTGCGAGATGCTGCCTTCCTCCTCGATCCACCGCGCGGAGCGGGTGCCGCGCTCGCGGAAGTGCGCGAGGATGCGCTGCTTTTCCTCAGCTGTGAGCTGCGCGCGCAGCTGGTCGTAAATCAGCGGGAGTTTGCGCCAGAGACGGAAGTGGGCCTCGTCGTTGTAGTAGATGTCGGTGGCGCCGGGGACGTCGCCGGACTTCCAGTCGGGGGCGAAGCGCCAGCCGGAGAGGCCGAGGAGCAGTTCCTTCGCCTTGGCGAGGTAACGCTCCTCCCCGGTCACGATCCAGCAGAGCGTAGCAGCCTCGGCGACGCCGGTGGCGCGGCCACAAAGGTCCTGCACGGCGCGCCAGCGGGTGGTCTTGTCGGTGTCGCGCTTGGACGGCGTGGGGTCGCCGTAGGTGACGGGATCGGCCGGCAGCGGCCAGGCCAGCCAGTCGCGGTCGAGGTCGGCCTTAAGCTTGGCAAAGGCCGCCGCGCCCTCGCCGGTGGTGCAGTAGGCGCGGAACGCCTCGTGCTGGCCGGCGATGATCCCGGTGCGCGGGGCGGTCGCCGGGACGACCGCGGCGGAATCGATAGCGGCCTGGGCATATAGGCCCCATAGGGCGTATACGGCCCACAGGCCCCATGAAAAAGCAAGGTGACGGGCTGAGCGCATATTAGGTAAAAGCCGGCAACGACCAGTGACGCACGATCCACCCTCCCAGTTTCGGATGGGCGAGGGTCCACTCGCCCGCCGCGGCGGTCACAATCACCCAGGCATCACCCTCGGTGCGGTCGGAGCCGCTCCAGCTGAGCGCGACCAGCACGCCCGCGCCCGAGTGGCGGGGCGTGGTAAAGACGGGCGTCACATGATACGGCGCGGCGACGTGGCGGCGCTCGGTGGCGTCGTCGAGCCGCTGGTCCCAGTCGGGCGTGGCGGTGCCAGCGAGGAGTTGCAGGACGGTGCCGCGATTGTCGGGCGAGAAGAAGGCGAGCGTGGAGCCGGTGCTTCCGGCTGGATTTAAGCCCGCGCGGAGCGCGGGCTCCACCTGGGTGAGCGGCAGGGCGAAACCGCCGAGACGGAGCACCACGGGTTGGCGGGCCTCGTAGCAGTGGACGTGCAGCAGCCAGCCGGCGCGCCAGAAGACGAAGGTCTCGACGCTGGTGTTCACCTGGCCCGTCTTGAAACCCATGTTCCAGGAATAGCCGAGGTGGTCGGCGTCCAGCTCGACCGCGACGGTTGAGTGGCGTCCGAAAACGCGGTCGTCGTCGAGCTGCTGCGTGAGCGCGCTGTCGCAGGAGACGTTCGAGATTTCCGGGAAGGCGTAGGTGAAGTGGACGCCGGTGCGGTAGCTGAGCTTGCTCCATTTCCACGCGCCGTAGCGGAGCTGGGTGTTGCCGACCATGGAGCCGGCGTTGAGGATCTCGACCTCGCCATCCGGCGTGCTGCGGGTGACGAGGCCCGGCGCGGGCATCACGCGCACAAAGCCGCGCTCCGCCGGCAGCGGTTGCTCGGGTTCCGTCCAGAACGCATGCTCCGGCGGCAGCAGGAGCGGGGTGAAACCCTTGGCCGCCCAGTAGGGCGAGGCCGGCGCGGAGTAGGGTTCGATGATTTTCGGAAAAACGTCGGTGAAACCCGAGGCGAGCGCGCCTTGGGCCGTGTAGATCGGCCGCGCGAGGAAGAAGTCGAGGTTGCGCGTGCAGAGCCGGCGCAGCAGCCCGGGCGCGAGATCGGTGCAGTTTTCCGCGAGCGCGAGGCCGAAGACGTTGAGGCCGTTGAACCGGTAGGTGATGGAGCGGCCGAAGGCCGGGTGCTCGCCGCTGGCGGCGAAGAAGTGCGCGTAGTCGGCGACGAAGAGCCGCGCCCAGTCGCGCCAGCGTTGGGCGCGTTTCGCGTCGGTTGCTCCGTGGAGGTGGGCCCACATCAGGCCGTAGAAGTGGAAGGCGTAGGCGTTGTAGTGGTCGTAGGCCTGGTTGATGCCGTCCTCGAACCAGCCGCCGCCGCGGTGCATCGTCTCAAGCTGGTTGAGATGCGCCGTGACGACGGCGGCGTCGGTGCGGTGCGCGGCGCCCAGGGTGCGCAGGAATTCCAGGATGTGCACCGACATGAACAGGTGGTTGTTGTTGACGATGCCGCCGCCGCGGCAGGTCGCGAACCAGCGCACCACCTGCGCCTTGGTCGCGGCGGGCAATGGCTCCCACAGGTCGCGCGGAGCGAGTTGCAGCCCGATGGCCATGAGGCCCATCTCGACGTGGTGCTGGTGGTAGCTGGCGTCGGGGCCCCAGTAATGCGGCGAAGTGGGATCGGTGCCGAGGGCGAGACCGGCGCGGAACCACGCGGCGGTTTTCTCGCGCAGCGCGGCGTCCTCGGGCCGCGGGACCGATTGCAGCCAGAAGGCGGCGAGCACGAGCGGGCGGGCGAAGGATTCCAGCCGGTCCGCCTGCGCGTCGTGGTCGGACGGCGCGCCCGCGATCGGCAGGTCCGCGCGACCGGGTTGCATCAGCGCAGCGAGCGGCTCGAGCAGCCGGCGAGCGGCGTCCTGCCAATGACGGTATGATGCAGGCAGCATGGTCAGGTGGCTGTGTCGTAAACCTCGGGCGTGACGACGGCCTGCAAGGGCCGGCCGGTGCAATAGGCGCGCAGGTTGGCGAGGGCGAAGGCCCCGGCGTCACGGCGGCGGTCAGTGGTCGGGCCGGCGATGTGCGGCGTGAGCGTGACGTTGCGCAGGCCGCGGAACGGCGAGTCGGCGGGCAGCGGCTCGACCGTATAGACGTCGAGCCCGATCTGGATGCGTCCCTCCTGGGCCACGCGAAGCAGCGCGGCCTCGTCCACCACGGCGCCGCGGCCGACATTGACGAACACGCCGCCCGGACGGACGAGACGCAGGTGCTCCTCGCGCACGATGCCGCGGGTGGAGTCGTTGAGGGGGGCGAGTTCCACGATGATGTCGTTCTCGGCAAAGAGTTCCTCCAGCGAACCGGCGCAGGCGAGGCCGAGGCCGGGAGCGGTGCCCGGCGTGACGTCCGGCGCGAAGGCCATGATCGGCGTGCCGAAGGGACGCAGCAGCTGCACGAGCTCGCGCGCGATCTGGCCGAAGCCGTGCAGGCCCACGCGCCGGCCGAAGAGCGAGGCGGTTTCGCTGCCGCCGTTTTTCCACGCGCCCTCGTGGTGCATCGCGATGGTCCAGTAGGTGGCGCGCCGCAGGCAGGACAGGATGTGGAACAGCGCCCACTCGGCCACGATGCGGCTGATCGAGCCGCCCCAGTTGGTAACGGTGAGGCCCGCCTCGAGCTGCGGGCGCGTGACGAGCCGGCGCACGGAGCCGCAGAGGTAGCACACGTAGCGGAGGTTCGGCGGCAGGGTGGCGGGCAGCGCCGGGGTTTTCCAGCCGCCGACCAGCACCTCGGGATTGGCCGCGGCGAGAGCGGCATGGAAGTCTTCGACGGAGCCCGCGGTCGGGTCGCAGGCGGTGAAGCTGCCCGCGAGGGCGCGCACCTCGCCGAGCAGGGGCTCGGGCAGGAATTCGAGGAGTTCCGCGTCGGTGACGGCGGCGAAGACAGCAGGGCGGCGGTTCATGTCAGGCGGGGGGAATGCATTCGAGGATCTCGGCGGTGGGCGCGGGCGAGTATTGCAGCGCACCGAGCCCGGCGGGGCAGAAAAATTTGTCGCCCGGCCGGAAATCGTGGCGCTCTCCGCCTGCCTCCACCGTCACGCGGCCGGACGTGACAATGCCGATGTGGGGGGCGGCCTCGACCTTGGCGACGGGGCCGCGCAGCTGGCTCTGGCGGACGCGGAAGCACGGCGTGTGCGCCGGACCGATGAGATCATCCTGCCAGGAATCCGGCCCGAGCGCCCGGCGGCGCAGCGGCGAGCGCGCCGCTTCGGTCAAAACGCGCGAGAGCGGCCAAGGCGCGAGGTCGAAGACATCGAGACAAAAATCCAGCCCGCGGCCCATGAATCGTGCGCTCTCGGGCAGCACGTAGCCGCCACGCTCGAACTCAAACCGCACGACGAGGTCGCTCGGCTCCTGGATCTCGACGAGGAACACGCCCTCGCCCAGCGCATGCGGCACACCGCCGGGCACGAGGTAGGTGTCGCCGGGTTTGACCGGAATCTTGTCGAAGCAGGCCTCGAGCGCCGCGATGTCCTGCGTCTCGATCATGCGGCGGAGCTCGGTCCGTGAGGGCGGACGCTGGAAACCAAGATAGATGTAGGGCGACGCGACTTCGGGACGCGTGGCGACGACATGATAGGCC
This DNA window, taken from Oleiharenicola lentus, encodes the following:
- a CDS encoding hydroxyacid dehydrogenase; this translates as MNRRPAVFAAVTDAELLEFLPEPLLGEVRALAGSFTACDPTAGSVEDFHAALAAANPEVLVGGWKTPALPATLPPNLRYVCYLCGSVRRLVTRPQLEAGLTVTNWGGSISRIVAEWALFHILSCLRRATYWTIAMHHEGAWKNGGSETASLFGRRVGLHGFGQIARELVQLLRPFGTPIMAFAPDVTPGTAPGLGLACAGSLEELFAENDIIVELAPLNDSTRGIVREEHLRLVRPGGVFVNVGRGAVVDEAALLRVAQEGRIQIGLDVYTVEPLPADSPFRGLRNVTLTPHIAGPTTDRRRDAGAFALANLRAYCTGRPLQAVVTPEVYDTAT
- a CDS encoding DUF2264 domain-containing protein; amino-acid sequence: MLPASYRHWQDAARRLLEPLAALMQPGRADLPIAGAPSDHDAQADRLESFARPLVLAAFWLQSVPRPEDAALREKTAAWFRAGLALGTDPTSPHYWGPDASYHQHHVEMGLMAIGLQLAPRDLWEPLPAATKAQVVRWFATCRGGGIVNNNHLFMSVHILEFLRTLGAAHRTDAAVVTAHLNQLETMHRGGGWFEDGINQAYDHYNAYAFHFYGLMWAHLHGATDAKRAQRWRDWARLFVADYAHFFAASGEHPAFGRSITYRFNGLNVFGLALAENCTDLAPGLLRRLCTRNLDFFLARPIYTAQGALASGFTDVFPKIIEPYSAPASPYWAAKGFTPLLLPPEHAFWTEPEQPLPAERGFVRVMPAPGLVTRSTPDGEVEILNAGSMVGNTQLRYGAWKWSKLSYRTGVHFTYAFPEISNVSCDSALTQQLDDDRVFGRHSTVAVELDADHLGYSWNMGFKTGQVNTSVETFVFWRAGWLLHVHCYEARQPVVLRLGGFALPLTQVEPALRAGLNPAGSTGSTLAFFSPDNRGTVLQLLAGTATPDWDQRLDDATERRHVAAPYHVTPVFTTPRHSGAGVLVALSWSGSDRTEGDAWVIVTAAAGEWTLAHPKLGGWIVRHWSLPAFT
- a CDS encoding class I mannose-6-phosphate isomerase, which translates into the protein MALRGKLVLLPPNRVWRTYQGGRELDRLAGTAAPADGHFPEDWIASTTRAINAGREHLREGVSQVVVGGETHDFAALLASAPEYFLGAAHVAKHGAQPHLLVKLLDPSIRLHFQVHPTADFARRFLGSPSGKTEAYHVVATRPEVASPYIYLGFQRPPSRTELRRMIETQDIAALEACFDKIPVKPGDTYLVPGGVPHALGEGVFLVEIQEPSDLVVRFEFERGGYVLPESARFMGRGLDFCLDVFDLAPWPLSRVLTEAARSPLRRRALGPDSWQDDLIGPAHTPCFRVRQSQLRGPVAKVEAAPHIGIVTSGRVTVEAGGERHDFRPGDKFFCPAGLGALQYSPAPTAEILECIPPA